Proteins from one Flavobacterium branchiarum genomic window:
- a CDS encoding helix-turn-helix domain-containing protein has translation MTYVNSYYFRGLNDEDMEITVLDIQILTALHREVKEVSVLIKEITTPYKALQKAMKWLDHQEACQLLNISKRTLQTYRTKGILGATQINQKTYFRLSEVELLMQGE, from the coding sequence ATGACCTATGTGAATAGCTACTATTTTCGAGGTTTAAATGATGAAGATATGGAAATAACGGTTTTAGACATTCAGATTTTGACAGCATTGCACAGAGAGGTAAAGGAAGTTTCCGTATTGATTAAGGAAATCACTACACCCTACAAAGCACTGCAAAAGGCAATGAAATGGCTCGACCATCAGGAAGCCTGCCAATTGCTCAATATCAGCAAAAGAACGTTGCAGACGTATAGGACAAAAGGCATTCTTGGAGCAACGCAAATCAATCAGAAAACGTATTTCAGATTATCCGAAGTGGAGTTACTTATGCAGGGAGAGTGA
- a CDS encoding helix-turn-helix domain-containing protein, whose translation MRQVGNSNEDMLALLEAVVGIKNELLYIREYFHPLLKGKIYLSGEQVCEILHISKLTLQQYRDDGLLPFIKLERKILFRESDIIKVLEDNYQR comes from the coding sequence ATGAGACAGGTTGGAAATTCTAACGAAGATATGCTTGCCCTGCTCGAAGCTGTGGTAGGCATCAAAAATGAACTCCTGTACATCAGAGAATATTTCCACCCATTACTAAAAGGGAAAATCTATCTATCAGGCGAACAGGTTTGTGAAATACTACACATCAGCAAACTGACTTTGCAACAGTACAGGGATGACGGACTGCTACCTTTTATCAAACTCGAACGGAAAATCCTTTTCCGAGAAAGCGATATTATCAAGGTATTGGAAGATAACTACCAGCGTTAG